Genomic window (Bacillus vallismortis):
CCGCTTCGTGAGCAATGGCTTTTTTTTCTATGACATTTGTGATTTCCCGTTCAGAAAAATGAACTTCTGATTTCTGCTGTTCAATACTGACCGCTCCTCCGTGGCTCCGGCTCAGTTTATGTTCTCTCTCAAGCTTCTCAAGATCGCGCCGAATGGTTTCTTCTGTGACAGAAAATATGTCACTTAATTCGGATACGCGGATACTTGAACGCATATTCACTATTTCCACTATTTTTTGCTGCCGTTCTGCTACTAGCATTGGTAACGCCCTTCCTCATATCGTAATCCGTCTTATTGTTTTTCTATCATAGCATACTTCTAACGCGTGAACGCAGCAGGGACGCCGCCGTCTACCGTGATCATGCAGCCCGTGGTTTTTCCGGCTTTAGAAGAAGCGAAGAATGCGATGGCTTCAGCAATGTCCTGCGGGTAAATATTGACGAGCAGAGCTGTGCGTTTCCGATAATGTTCCTCAAGCTGCTCTGGTTCAATCCCATACGCCGCGGCCCGTTCCTCCCGCCAGCTTGACCCCCAGATTGCCGATCCTTGAAGAACCGCATCAGGCAAAACGGAGTTGACCCGAATGCCATATTCTCCGCCTTCTGCTGCGATACACCTTGCCAAATGGGTTTCAAGCGCTTTTACCGAGCTATAGGCAGCGGCGTTTTTGCCCGCATAAACAGAATTTTTTGATCCGACAAACACCATGCTTCCGTCTCTGTTTTGCTGTTTCATTTGTTTAAACGCTTCACGTGCCACAAGGAAGTAGCCTGTTCCTAATACATTCATATTAAGATTCCATTCTTTTAAACTTGTTTCGTCAAATGGGCTTGATGTGGCCAGCCCGGCATTATTCACGACGATATCAATTCCGCCGTAAGCAAGAGCCGCTTGTTCAAAGGCTGACTTTACTTCCTCTTCCTTTGTCACGTCCATTTTGACAGCCATTGCCCGCCCTTCTCCGTATGCATCGTTTATTTCCCCGGCAATTTTCTGCGCGCCTTCTATATTAAGATCCGCTGCGATCACGTGCCCTCCTTCAGCTGCAAAGCGGCGGCATGCTGCACTTCCGATTCCGCCGGCTCCTCCTGTGACGAACGCTACTTTACGGGAAAATTCTGCTTCCGGCGGAGCCAGCGTGAGCTTATATAATTCGAGCGGCCAATATTCGACATGATAGGATTCATTTTCATTCAAAGAAACAAAGTGCCCCAGAGCTGTTGACCCTTTCATAACAGCGATAGCCCTTCGGTATAAAGCGCCGCTCACTTTAGACATGGCATCACTTTTCCCCGTACTCACCATTCCGATGCCAGGAATCAATATCACCCGCGGGGCTGATTCGAAGATTTGATCTCCATCCTGCTGATGGCGTGTAAAGTAAGCCTGATAATCTGATGAAAAACGCTCGACTCCTGACTTGATCAGATCCGCCAGCTTATGCACATCTTGAGTTTCCGGATTCCACTCAATGTACAGCGGAACCCGCTTTGTATGAACAAGGTGATCCGGGCATGCCGCACCAATTTGCGAGAGCGATGGCGCTTGAACACTGTTTACAAATTCTAAGACATCGTCATGATCATCATAGGAAAGGATCATTTTCTTCTCTTCACTTACAACGCCTCTGATTACAGGCATGATGCCTGCCAAGATTTGTTTTCTTTGATCTTCCGGCAGCGGCTGATATCTTTTGCCTCCGAATATCTCATGTTGATTGACACGGCCATTAATGTACTGCTTGGCTTCTTGGATGATAGATATCGTTTTTTCATAACATTGTTCAGACGTCTCTCCCCAAGTGACTAAGCCGTGTTTCTCCATTAACACAAGCTCAGCGTCGGGATTGCTCGCTACGCCTTCAGCGATCATTTTAGATAAAGTAAATCCGGGGCGTACGTATGGCACCCATACAAACCGGTTTCCGTATATGTCTTCAGCGATTTGTTTTCCATTATCAGCGCAGCATATGCTGATAATCGCATCGGGATGGGTATGGTCAATATGAGTGTATGGCAGAAAAGCGTGTAACAGCGTTTCAATTGAAGGGCGGGGATGTTTGCTGTCTATCATACAATGAGACAAGTAGTCTACCATTTCTTCATCTGACATTTGATCCCTTTCAATCAGCGGGCGGATGTCATCTAATTTCAAACCGGTAAAGTTATGCGCTTTCATTGTGGCCAAATCCGAGCCGCTTCCTTTCACCCACATCACTTCTGTTTCACGGCCTCTGAAATCCTTTTCCGTTGTTTTCATAGACGTATTTCCGCCGCCCCAGTTGCAGACAGTGCGATCGGATCCGATCAGATTGGACCTGTACACCAATTCTTCTACACCTTTCGGCAGCTGTGCAGCATACTCTGAATCCCATACATGTTTCACCATATTTGATATTCCTCCGTTCCCTTTTATTTGTATCCGTTTTCATTATATATGATCTTTGTTTATTTTTGAATTATATTTGTTTATTTTGTTTTTTAATAAAAAGAGAAAGCAGCTGATGCCGCTTTCTCTTTCCATTATTATCATTCAATTTTAAATTTCTTCGTGATGTCCTGAAGTTCTTCCGCCATGTTTGCCAACGTCTCAGCTGATGAGCTGATTTCTTCCATGGACGCAAGCTGTTCTTCCGCCGAAGCTGCGATGTCTTGAATGCCTGCTGAGCTTTCTTTCGCCACTCCGGAAATGTCTTCAACCGCACTTGACACTTCCTGTGATCCTGCTGACAGCTGTTCAACCGTCGCGTTCAGGTTTTGCAATTCGCCGGAAATTTGGGTTGTCATCTCGTAAATTTGTTTAAAGCTTTCCGCTGTTTGATCAGTAATCTGCAAGCCTTCCTTCACTTCATGATTCACAGATTGGAACATCGACAGCGAAGTGCTGATTTCTCTGACAATCTCTTGAATTAACCCTTCAATTTCCTTGGCGGAGCCTGCTGATTGTACGGCAAGTTTTCTGACCTCTTCCGCAACTACTGAGAAGCCTCTTCCGTATTCACCTGCTCTTGCTGCTTCAATCGCAGCATTTAATGCCAGCAAATTGGTTTGATCAGCAATGCCGTTAATCACATTCAAGATGCTTGTGATGTCTTGCGATTTTGTTTCAAGACCCTTCACAACCGCTTCCGCTTTTTGAACGGATTGGTCGATTGTTTTCATTTGTCCGACTGTATGCTCGACCAGTTTCTCTCCGCTGCCCGCCGCCTCAGAGGACTGTATCGATGACTTCGTAATGGTTGAAGAGGCCTGAGCCACTTTTGAAATCCCGTGGTTCATTTGGGAAAGATGGTCTGAGCTTGTCTCCAGTTTCTCGCTTTGCGCCTCGTTGCCATCTGAGAACTGTTCAATGGCGAGTGTAATATGTTCAGTTGCCTTGCTCGTCTGGGCCGCGCTTGCCGTCAGCTCTTCAGAAGATGATGCCACGTTTTCTACAGACGTTTGAATGACACCAATGACAGAACGCAATGAGGCAGACATTTCGTTAAAGCTTTTGCCAAGCTGCCCAAACTCGTTTTTCGAGTGAATGTCAATGGATTCTGTCAGATCTCCGCTGCTGATTTTCGCAGATGTTGAGACCAGTATTCTTAACGGCTTGGTGATGGCACGGATAATAAAGAGAATAAGTATGCCGCCGATCACAATTGATACGCATAGAATAATAACGGCTGTGTTCAGTACCGGACTTGAAGCATCTTGCAATTCACTGACAAAATAGGTGCCCGCAATTTTCCAGCCTGTCAGCTTATTGGTCGTAAACGCCATTTTCTTTTCTTTGCCTTCAAAAGTATATTGAAATGACCCTTTTTCTTTGGAATACACTTCGTTTGTCCAATCGCCGGATCCATTGGTTCCAGGCTTAATCGTTGGGTGGGCGATATATTTTTTGTTTCCTGTTGTGATAAACGCGAAGCCTTCTTTACCGATTTTGATTCTCTGTGAAGCGGATAGCACTTCATCCAGATTTAAATCAAGCGCTATGACCCCTGAACCATCTTTTGTTTGCTTTGAGATGGTAATAACGGTATCCCCTGTCGCTTTGTCAGTATACGGCTCAGAGAAAACAGCCTGTCCTTTTTTTGCAACGGCTTGTTTGTACCAGTCACGCTCTGTCGGATCAAAGCCCTTTGGCACGCCGCCTTCAGGATATTTGTAAAGCTTTTTATTTTCTGAAGCCGCATAGATGGCACCTACATCGGTATTCAATGTTGTATACTGCTTAAATTTCTCATTCAGTGAGGCTTTATTTTTGTCTTGCAATAAATTTTTATCGATCGTCTCACTGTAATAATCAAGTGCTGTTACCTTATGATTCAATTTGTTTTGCAGCGTGCTGTTGAGTTCTTCAACGTTCCCTATTGCACTATTCGCCAGTTCACTGTCTAGTGCGTTCCATGCTGATTGATAACTGAAATATGCTAATACCCCAACCGGCAAAATAAGCACTGCCAGAAACGCAGCGATAAGCGGTTTGCTGATTGATGGCTGTTTGATCCACTGTGTAAATTTTCCCATTCTTGTTGACTCCTCCTTTAAGCTAAAACTAATATCGTCAAACCAGGATAAAAGGTTTAATAAAAAAACTAAAAAAAACACCCAAGCACAGAGACTTGGGTGTTTTGGCTTATTATTCAATTTTGAATCGACTGGTCATATCGCGAAGCTCTTCCGCCATAGACGAAAGGGTTTCTGCTGACGAGCTGATTTCTTCCATCGAAGCAAGCTGCTCTTCGGCTGACGCCGCGATATCTTGGATATGAGCTGAGCTTTCTTTTGAAATCGATGCAATGTGCTCGGACGCTCCCGAGACTTCCTCGGAGCTGGCAGAAAGCTGCTGCACCGTCGCACTCATGTTTTGCAGTTCGCCGGCGATTTGGTTCGTCATTTCAGAAATGCGAGTAAAGCTCATTTCTGTTTTATCTGTAATATCCAGACCTGTCTGCACCTCTTGATTGACAGACTGGAACATGCCGAGAGATGTATTGATTTCCTTCACAATTTCGATGATTAATCCTTCAATCTCTTTTGCTGAATCTGCTGATTGAACTGCCAGTTTTCTCACTTCTTCCGCTACAACGGAGAAGCCGCGGCCGTATTCCCCTGCGCGCGCTGCTTCAATCGCTGCGTTTAATGCCAGCAGGTTCGTCTGGTCAGCGATGCCGTTAATCACACGCAAAATATTGGTGATATCTTTCGATTTCGTTTCCAATCCGCGTACGACTTGTTCGGCTTCTTTAACGGACTTATCAATGACGTTCATTTGGCCGACAGTTTGATGAACAAGCTTGCCGCCTTCGCTTGCGATTTCTGTCGATTGAACAGATGAATCTGTGATGACTTCAGAAGCTTGGGCCATATTTATCAAACCGTCATTCATTTGATAAATGTGCTCTGCTGCCGTTTCAATGTTTTCGTTTTGTTTTTCATTGCCGTTAGAAAATTGTTCAATTGCCAATGTAATATGCTCTGTTGCTTTGCTCGTTTGTCCAGCTGATGCAGTCAGCTCCTCAGAGGAAGCGGCAACGTTATCTACTGAATCTTGGATGGCGTGTATGAGAGAACGCAGTGACGACGCCATATTATTAAAGCTTTTGCCGAGTTCGCCCAATTCATCTTTTGAACGGATATCAATGGTTTCCGTCAAATCTCCCTCGCTGATCCGCTTAGAGGAGCCCACAAGCTGTTTCAGCGGCGTTGTAATCGACCGAATGACAAATGTCATGACGATAATCCCTATGATAATAGCTGCAGCCAAGACAATTAAAGCAAGGTGAAGGACCGGCTGGGCTGCCTCATGAATTTCATCCAAATACATGGTGCCCCCGATTTTCCATCCCGTTAACTTATTCGTATCAAAGGCCATTTTTTTCTTATCGCCGTCCATGGTGTATTGAAAATCGCCTTTATCGGCATTCAGCATCTTCTCAAGATAGTCGCCTTTCAATTCAGTTCCCGCGGTTTTATTGGGATGGGCGACAACTGTTTTGTCCTTTGACATAATAAATGCGTAGCCATGTTTGCCGATGTTGACTTTTTCGGTTGTTTTCAGCAGATTTTCAATCGTCATGTTGATTGCGATAACGCCTGAACCATCTTTTGTCTGCTGGGCGATTGTCACAACCATTGTGTTCGTAGAGGCTGTTTTATAAGGATCCGTCACAACAACTTTTCCTTTATTCGCAACCGCTTTTTTGTACCAGTCACGTTCAACCGGATTATAATCGCTCGGCATCTGCAGATCCGGATAACGGGTAAAGTGACCGTCTTTATCACTCGTATAAATAGATTCTATATCTTTATTGATTTTGATATACTGTGAGAATTTCTCTTTAATGTTTGCATTGCTTTTTGCATCGTATTTTTGTTTTGTCAGCCATTCGCTGAAGTAAGCGGCGCTGTCTTCTTTTTCTCCGATACTGGTATTGATAATTTCGTTTAACTGCTGTACATTTTCTAATGCGCTCCCCATCATCTGTCTGTCGAGTGAGCTGCTTGCCGTTTGATACGCAATCGCCGCCAATATGACAACCGGTATAATGAGGATCGACAGAAAGGAAACGAGAAGCTTCCGTGTAATTGATCTTTGTTTTATGAGTTGGAGTATTTTTTTCATCATTCATTTCTCCTTTTTTATGCTACCCTTCATATCGGCAGGAATGGGTAAATATATACAGTAAAAAAGAAGAAATTTAACAAAAGTAACTAATCACCCATCATCATATAGTTATTTAGACCTGTTTTTCATCCACCTTAAATCGTTTTGTCAGGTCACGAAGTTCTTCAGACATTCTTTCAAGCGTCTGTGCTGATGAACTGATCTCCTCCATGGATGCCAGCTGTTCCTCGGCTGAAGCGGCGATATCCTGAATGCCGTCTGAGCTTTCTTTAGAAATTGCTGTGATATCATTTGAAGCAGCGGAAATTTCTTGAGCTCCCGCTGACAGCTCCTCAACCGTCGCATTCATGTTTTGCAGAGTTGAAGCAATTTCTTTGGTCATGTGCGAAATATCTTTGAAGCTTTGTTGTGTTTCATCCGTGATGACAAGCCCTGTTTCAACTTCTTTATTTACAGACTGGAGTACGTCCAATGATGTATGAATTTCTTTCACAATATCGATGATCAGTGTTTCAATTTCTTTTGCCGAGTCAGCTGACTGTACCGCTAGTTTCCTCACTTCTTCAGCCGACGACCGAGAAGCCTCGTCCGTATTCCCCGGCTCTTGCGGCTTCAATGGCGGCATTTAAAGCCAAAAGGTTGGTTTGATCCGCAATGCCGTTAATGACACGTAAAATATTCGTGATATCCTTCGATTTGATTTCTAGCCCTTTCACCACTAGTTCCGCTTCTTTCACAGAGTGATCAATCGTATTCATTTGGCCGGCCGTTTTCCGGACGAGTGTCTCACCCTTGTTTGATAGTTCTGTCGAGTCTGCGGATGTTTCTGTAATCACCACGGCAGCCTGCGCCAGTTCAGCTAATCCATCGTTCATTTCGTTAATTTGTTTGGTTGTCGTCTCAATTTTACCGCTTTGGCTCTCACTGCCGTTTGAAAATTGCTCAATGGCCATGGTAATATTCTCAGTTGCCTTGCTTGTCTGGTCGGCGGATGCAGTCAGTTCCTCTGATGATGAAGCAACATGATCTACCGAGTCTTTGATTCCTTGAATGAGAGAGCGGAGCGACTGTGCCATATGATTGAAGCTCTGGCTCAGAACGCCAAGTTCATCTTTTGATTTGATTTCTATTGTTTCGGTTAGATCGCCTTCACTTATTTTCTCAGCTGATGCGACAATGTGTCTCAAAGGCTTTGTGATGGACCGAATCACAAAGTAAATCGCCGTCATTCCGGCTGCGATGGCAATCGCCAGTACGATTGAAGCCATGATCAGAACTTTGCTTGCAGCATCGTGGATCTCGTCCGCATACATCGTGCCGCTGATTTTCCAGCCTGTTGTTTCGCTTGTGGCAAACACCATTTTCTTCTCTTTGCCATTGTACGTATACTCAAAGTCGCCGCTTTTATTCGTGTAGAGTTTATCAACCCAGTCCCCTTTTAACTCTGTTCCCGCTT
Coding sequences:
- a CDS encoding bifunctional aldolase/short-chain dehydrogenase produces the protein MVKHVWDSEYAAQLPKGVEELVYRSNLIGSDRTVCNWGGGNTSMKTTEKDFRGRETEVMWVKGSGSDLATMKAHNFTGLKLDDIRPLIERDQMSDEEMVDYLSHCMIDSKHPRPSIETLLHAFLPYTHIDHTHPDAIISICCADNGKQIAEDIYGNRFVWVPYVRPGFTLSKMIAEGVASNPDAELVLMEKHGLVTWGETSEQCYEKTISIIQEAKQYINGRVNQHEIFGGKRYQPLPEDQRKQILAGIMPVIRGVVSEEKKMILSYDDHDDVLEFVNSVQAPSLSQIGAACPDHLVHTKRVPLYIEWNPETQDVHKLADLIKSGVERFSSDYQAYFTRHQQDGDQIFESAPRVILIPGIGMVSTGKSDAMSKVSGALYRRAIAVMKGSTALGHFVSLNENESYHVEYWPLELYKLTLAPPEAEFSRKVAFVTGGAGGIGSAACRRFAAEGGHVIAADLNIEGAQKIAGEINDAYGEGRAMAVKMDVTKEEEVKSAFEQAALAYGGIDIVVNNAGLATSSPFDETSLKEWNLNMNVLGTGYFLVAREAFKQMKQQNRDGSMVFVGSKNSVYAGKNAAAYSSVKALETHLARCIAAEGGEYGIRVNSVLPDAVLQGSAIWGSSWREERAAAYGIEPEQLEEHYRKRTALLVNIYPQDIAEAIAFFASSKAGKTTGCMITVDGGVPAAFTR
- a CDS encoding methyl-accepting chemotaxis protein; the protein is MGKFTQWIKQPSISKPLIAAFLAVLILPVGVLAYFSYQSAWNALDSELANSAIGNVEELNSTLQNKLNHKVTALDYYSETIDKNLLQDKNKASLNEKFKQYTTLNTDVGAIYAASENKKLYKYPEGGVPKGFDPTERDWYKQAVAKKGQAVFSEPYTDKATGDTVITISKQTKDGSGVIALDLNLDEVLSASQRIKIGKEGFAFITTGNKKYIAHPTIKPGTNGSGDWTNEVYSKEKGSFQYTFEGKEKKMAFTTNKLTGWKIAGTYFVSELQDASSPVLNTAVIILCVSIVIGGILILFIIRAITKPLRILVSTSAKISSGDLTESIDIHSKNEFGQLGKSFNEMSASLRSVIGVIQTSVENVASSSEELTASAAQTSKATEHITLAIEQFSDGNEAQSEKLETSSDHLSQMNHGISKVAQASSTITKSSIQSSEAAGSGEKLVEHTVGQMKTIDQSVQKAEAVVKGLETKSQDITSILNVINGIADQTNLLALNAAIEAARAGEYGRGFSVVAEEVRKLAVQSAGSAKEIEGLIQEIVREISTSLSMFQSVNHEVKEGLQITDQTAESFKQIYEMTTQISGELQNLNATVEQLSAGSQEVSSAVEDISGVAKESSAGIQDIAASAEEQLASMEEISSSAETLANMAEELQDITKKFKIE
- the mcpA gene encoding methyl-accepting chemotaxis protein, which gives rise to MKKILQLIKQRSITRKLLVSFLSILIIPVVILAAIAYQTASSSLDRQMMGSALENVQQLNEIINTSIGEKEDSAAYFSEWLTKQKYDAKSNANIKEKFSQYIKINKDIESIYTSDKDGHFTRYPDLQMPSDYNPVERDWYKKAVANKGKVVVTDPYKTASTNTMVVTIAQQTKDGSGVIAINMTIENLLKTTEKVNIGKHGYAFIMSKDKTVVAHPNKTAGTELKGDYLEKMLNADKGDFQYTMDGDKKKMAFDTNKLTGWKIGGTMYLDEIHEAAQPVLHLALIVLAAAIIIGIIVMTFVIRSITTPLKQLVGSSKRISEGDLTETIDIRSKDELGELGKSFNNMASSLRSLIHAIQDSVDNVAASSEELTASAGQTSKATEHITLAIEQFSNGNEKQNENIETAAEHIYQMNDGLINMAQASEVITDSSVQSTEIASEGGKLVHQTVGQMNVIDKSVKEAEQVVRGLETKSKDITNILRVINGIADQTNLLALNAAIEAARAGEYGRGFSVVAEEVRKLAVQSADSAKEIEGLIIEIVKEINTSLGMFQSVNQEVQTGLDITDKTEMSFTRISEMTNQIAGELQNMSATVQQLSASSEEVSGASEHIASISKESSAHIQDIAASAEEQLASMEEISSSAETLSSMAEELRDMTSRFKIE